DNA sequence from the Ogataea parapolymorpha DL-1 chromosome II, whole genome shotgun sequence genome:
TATAGACAGGAACTTAAGTGCTGCCTGGACAGGAACAAAGTCTTCGCGTTGAAGTGCCGCTTCGAGCACTTTTTTCATATAAACCCAGTTACCGCGATTGGCGAAGATTGTGAGGAACAACAGGTCCATTTTCGTAACGAACGCAGCATCCTTGCGACTTTGGTACAGCTTGTGGCACAAATTGTACAGCTTGTGGATCATCGGGGAATATCTGAACTGGACATCGGAGTCCTGTGTCGTGGATGCAAGCGTGACAAAGCCATCGGCATCGATCTGCGATCCGGCAACCACCAGCACGGGCAACAGCTCCTGTATGTCTTTTTCTGTCAGCACAGGGCTGAACGTCTCGAGAATGGAGAAGATACGAGCGTACCGTTTATTGAACACGGCTGTGTCTGTCTCAAGTCCTTCGTGGAACTCGGCCGACTGCAGCACGACCTCGACCAGCTTGGAGATTTCTTTGGCGGTCACGAGTCGGCCGTTGGCCTGTTTAGACTTGAGATGGTTCTCCAGGCGGTCCAGTGGACAACTGGCAGGGTCTGCGAGATGCTGTTctttcagctgctggaaacGGCCCGCTGTCTCTGTGCTGGAACTTCTAGAAAATCGGGACAGTTGCGTAAGCACCTGAATAGCATTCATCGGTCTTCGCATGGTGTGCATGAACCTGAAGCCCGAGAAAATACTATCATCCTCCGCTGGCTGGGCCCTGTTTTCGTACTTTTCCTTATCCTTGGCCCACAGAGCCTCGAGGTTCATGGCAGCGCGCCTCTCGGGCGTCATGAAATGcacaaaaatattgtcCTTTTTGCAGTCCACCATCACCCAGGTGTTGGGTTCTGCGCCATAATTGTTCATCGCATAGCTGGGGCCCTTTTTGCCTCTCTTGAGCAGTCGGCGCCGGAACTTGGCCAATTGACCGGTCGTCAGCAGCCCTTCGTGCGTCGACAGGCTCTTGAGCTGGTGCTTAACATAGAAGTTGAGTTCGAAGGTGGCCTTTTGCAGATGCTTGGAGCTCTTGCCCGTGGCTATGATCATGAAGTCGGCCACCTCCTGGGCACCCTCGTTGGAGGTCTGCTCGCTGTCTGCGCCACGCAGATCGAACACCTCGATGTCAGTCATTCCAAGCTTCTGTGCTACGAACTCCAGCAGTGGCTGCAGGGTGTCTGGCGAGTTGGCAGGAAGCTCGGGGAGGGGGGTCTGGTTGAGCACGGCGGATTTCTGTGGCGTCTGGCGCAGATACCACGGCGCGTCTGACGAGTTCAGACGGACGCCGAAGCGGACGCGCGGACGACACAGCGTCGGCAGGGCCCTTCTAGCACAGAGCAGTAGCATAGTTGTATTTGAtttttaatatttttcaccgtTTGCGCTATAGCTTGGTGTCGTACACGACCTTCatatctgaaaaaaataaagcaGTACGATAGTGACAagacaaaaatattcaTCTTGCGCACTGTCTTGCACGGGCCACCTCTTTAATACAAGTTTGGAAcactttgaaaaaccacAGACTGTCTTCCATTTGCATGGAAAAAGAGCCGGCCACTGCGGACGATCATCAGAACAAGTTATACACTCCTATGTCAAACCAAGATCCTGTTGTGGATAAAGTGACAGATATGGATCCCGGGTCTGGATCTGGCCCCGGCACAAACTCGAGCGGCCAATTTGCGTACGAATACCCCAACTGGCGTGACAACGGCGAGTTCAACTTCTACACAGACAACAATCTCCAACTTGACATGGGCACACAGCAGCCCTTTGTACATACCTCACAGTCAAACATGATGTCTCCGGCCAACGTGGGGTCGGTGATCACGCCGGCGTCGCCGGCCGAATACGTGATGCATCTCCAGCAGTACCAAAATATGATGTTGGAACAGGGGATGAAGACAGAAAACGGGAATAATGCCTCAACGGCTGGCGCGAGCGCGGGCTCTGTGGCTCCTAGCGGGCCACCGGGCTCTGCGAACGGGTCAGGCCAGTTTGTGCCGTTCATGCCGCCCTTTATGAACCCGCAGGCCCTGATGGGCCAGTACTCCGGCGCCGTGCCAGGGCCCTATCCTATGCAGCCAATGCCAATTCCGTATCCTGTTCCTGCGAAAAGCGAGCCACCTCAGCCACGCACCAAGGTCAAGCCGTGCGACCACTGTCGGCGgcgcaaaatcaaatgtGTGATGGTGCCGGACTCCAACACGTGCAAGATGTGCCAGAATAAGGGGATGAAGTGCACGTTCATAGATGCCAGCACGGGCGGCACAAAACGATCATTTTCGAGCCCGGAAAACGACGCCAAACGCCACAAGTTTGAGGATCCATCCATCGTGCCGCCCCCAAACGTGCCGTTGCGCGAAACCCTGCCGATCAAGGACTATGCCACCATGCAGGGCCactcgctgctgaaaaaaacGCTCAGTCTGCAGTATCCGCGCTCGAGCTTCTACGTGGGGCCCACGTCGATCTACGACAGACTCTTTCTTGAGAACGTTGTTTTGGACAAAATCGACCAGttccagctcaacaaggccTACTCGATCCGCAAAGTCGCCAATGACGTCCAGTTCACGCTGCGCGACGATTTCACAGAAGACTTGTACGAGAAGTCCGAGTGGGACGTCGACAGCGTCGAACGGTACGTCGCGCCGCACGGCCAGAAACTCATCGATCTTTATTTTCGCACAGTTCACCCGTCGTTTCCAATATTGCACAAGAAAGtcgttctggagaaatacTCACGCACGCATCGCGAGTTCGGCGCTCCGCTGCTTGCTGCCCTCTACTGTCTGGCCATCCAATGGTGGGATTACGACCCGCACCTGTCGCAGTTCCCTAAACCCAACGTGGTGTCGCTGCACAAGTTTGCGCTCAAGACGTTTTCGGACGTGATTCAAAGACCCAAGCTGAGTGCCGTTCAGGCCGGCCTGTTGCTGCTTCAGTGCCGCTCGAGCGGGTCGCAGGACAATAACTGGCTGCTGTGTTCACAGGTGGTGGCTTTGGCAGAGGAACTGGGACTGGGACTGGACTGTGCCAACTGGAGACTCCCGCGCTGGGAACGTGGACTGCGCAAGCGGCTCGCGTGGGCCGTGTACATCCAGGACAAGTGGTCGTCGCTCGTGGAGTCGCGGCCGAGCCACATTATCGAAGGTAAGAACTGGCAGGTCCAAATGGTAGCCAGCGAGGATTTTCCCGACAAGGGCGACGCCGACCAACAAAAAGACGGGTCTGCAGACTACGAGAACGGGGAAGCTCTGTTCCGGCAACTGATCACGCTGAGCCAGATTTTAAGCGAGATTCTGGACGCCTTCTACACCATGCACAGCATAGAGACGGTGacgacgatcgacgaggtgctgaagcTGGCCAAACCGCTACAGTTAAAACTAAGAAACTGGTACCACTCGCTGCCGGAAACGCTGCAGATGAACACGCTCAAGCCGCGGAAATTCAACTCGAACGGCTACTTGCAACTGGCATACTTTGCGACGGAAATTACCCTGCACCGTCGTATCATTTCCGCTCTCCACGCCCAGAAAGACGGGTGTCAGCCAGAGCTGGTGCGTGTTTGTCGCTCGGCTGCCCAGGCGCGTCTgacggcgtcgatcgagtTCACCCGCAACCTGAAGCCCGAACACATCCAGTCGTTCTGGCAGTCGGCAGCAGTTAACAACTTCGCTCTGATAGGCATTTTTGCTACCATTTTGTACGTCACCAGCGACTCCACAGAGGAAGCCAACGGTTTCAAAcagcagcttttcgacTACCGGTGGATTCTCAAGATCAACAGCAAGAGCTTCGATATAGCAGGCGAGGCGCTCTCGAAGATCGACGGATTGATCAAAAATATACCTGGCCTGATGGGCGACTATAAAGACCCATCCACAGCAGTCCCTGTGGAGACAGAGGTGGACGGCGAGTCGCAGTCGGAGACGTCCCAAAGCGAACGGAGCGACAGAGCCGCCGAACAGAGCGACAAATAGCATGCGAGGCCTTATAAACGTTCCCATGTACATTAACATCCGGCTAAATAAGTATCATAAATTATCTAGTAGCTTCATAAGAAACTCTTCACCTCCACgtcctcctttttctcctgaACAGGCTTCTTGGTTCCGCGAATTCCCGTGAACTCGCTCTTCGGAAGCCCAAAATACTCAAACCGCTCGTTCAGAACAGCCAGCTCGCTTTCCACGTCCTCAACGCGCATTTTTCcttttttgagctcctcgatgaTGTGCTCGAACTTCTTGAACCGCTGCTGATAATTATCGTTCATCTCCTCAATATAATTCTTTTCTCTCATTATGTTTAGCACGGACGATCCCGCCAATGTGATTAGAAACATCTGCCAGACAGTCATTCGCAACGACCGTCTTGTCAGggccttcttgagctcgctCTCCTCCTTGGACTCGTCTTGTTTCTGGTTGGGGTCTGGCTGGTGGCCCATCTGCTGGAAGTACGCGGCCGACGGGCGCTGGATCGGCGAGGTGCTGTAGCGGCGAATAGCGGGTAAACAGGCGCGGATCATACTGAATAATTTTAATTAACTCTTCACATTTAtacatttttcagaatctTTTTTGCGCGATCGATTACATAAGCGCACCGGTTACCGCTCCTCGTCAAGGAAGTCGTCGATCTCACGCgcatcgtcgtcgttggcGTTCACGTCGAACAGcgactcgtcctcgtcgtcgataATGCGGTCGTTGAACGACGCAAACCGCTCGTAGTTGTCGAGGCCGCCCCTTCTGAAGCGCGAAAAAAAGCCGTTTTTCAGGAAACTCGAGAGCCGGTGCTGTAATGCCACCACGGCGCTCACAAACACAAGACCACCCCTCACGACCTTATTCACGGCACGGTCCACAGGCGTCTCCTCAATCAGGTGcaattcctcgtcctcgtcgagaCGGATCTCTCCAAACCTCGAAAAACCTCCATTACGACGGATTCCTCTGTCGTAAACGAAGGTGGCCGCCCCCACAAACGCGGCAATCGGCGCGAAAATCACCCAGAAAAGGCCCGCCCCGTGCAGTCCCGCGCCGTACTTGTCCTTGTACTGCTCTTTCTTGCCCGGACATGGATGAGAAATCCATTTGTCCAGCTCTAGTCCCTGCTCGCAGGTGCTCATTGGAATTTTTCGGTATCCGGTCGGCTCCCAGTACTCGACctggtcctcgtccagctggcaATATTCTGTTGGGTCCACTGGTTTCAGGCCCTTGATCAGCTGGCACGTGCCGTCGGCGGCCAGCACAAAGTTGTAGTCGCACTCAAAGTCGTGACGCGTGCATTTGCAGtttttggtcttcttgTACAGCTTGTTCAGCGGCGCAGCACCAACAAAACAGTCCGACTGTGACGCCTTGCGCCTTGGATATCTGGCCTCGTGGCCAAACAGACAGTTGTCCGACTGGTGCGGGTGTTTAGGCGACCAGTACTCGTAGTCCGTAAAATCGGtcagctcgttctcgtcgttcacCATCAGCTCACATtgtcgctgctggaggccgGCAAAGTTCAGATTGTATATCTCGTCGCGGCCTCTTTCGTCCTTAGCCAGCAGGATGAACTTACGGGACGTGTCAGAGGGAACCGTTGCAATGTCCCAGACGTTCCTTGGAGACTCTGCAAACTCGTAATCCTGCCAAGTCTCGCCCTCGTCAAGAGAGTACGACACGGTGTTTGTGAGCCCCTGCTTGACCAGCACAAGAATTGTACCCTGGTCGCCAAACTCCCACATATAATTGCCCTTCTTGACTTCTTTCCATGTTGCTCCCGCGTCGTTCGAGAAGAAAGTGGCCGTTTCCGGCGAACTGTACGGTAGCAGTGCCGTGCCGACGTTTCCAACTCCAAAAAGCAGCCCCACGGCCGAGGCCGACGAATAAGTGTCTCTCGAGGGATCGTTTCTTTCGGTAAACGAGTGCAAATTCAGCGTGCATTCCTTCTTGCCGCTGCACTTATACTTGTTGCCTTCAGAATCCACAGGCGGCGGAACCAGATAATCCCACTCTGCGCCGTCATTGTACGTGATCATGGTCTTGACAGCCTTCTCGTCGCCATTGCGCACCACGTCATCGTAGTTGGCCACAACGTTGACCGTGGCTATTCCCTCCAAACTCTGCACGCTCTCAAAGTCCACAAACGCAAACTCGTTGCGGTTCACATGGGACAGCGACTGCACATACTGCGTGCCGTTGTAGTTCGATTTCAATAGCGCACCAAACTCGCGCTGCGAGGCCGAGTGCGTGGTCACGTGCAGGAAAATCTGGTCGGAGTTCACGTCCAAAATCGTGTAGGCTGTCTGTCTGGTGACCATGATGTCCTTGGGGAACATGGCCTCGGCAAAAATCTTGCCGTCGGCAGAAACAAACGCAGTCAGCGAgttgtcgtcgtccagccGTGCAACCACCAGGAATTTGCCTGTCTGTGCAAACCCAATGATCCTGTCAAACAGCGTTTTGATGTCCTTTTGGAAGTagtctgtgctggagatTAGCCGCAAAGCCTGGCGGTCGTCGGTGAACTGGTCGCACACAATCAGTGTCTCGTTGACGGCGTACTCCTTGTCGTTGAACAGAGAGCCGACATAGTTGCACGTGTTGGCGTCGGCCACCAGACGCTCGAACGATTCGCCGTGGTTTTGGGTGTGATACGTCTCCACCACAcagttgctggaaaacagaTTCGCACAGCTCCGTTCGGCACGCACAATAAACTCTGAGGCATTGTGTTTGTTGAAAGTCAGCGAGAGCTTCTCGAACTCGTGGCCCCTGACGGGCAGAGTGCGCTCATAGACCGAGACTCCTCTGTCAggcgagaaaaagagcgcGTCGGCGTCGGTCAAAATGTAGACATGGTCTGCTTTGTAAGGGTTGCTGTAAACGCCAGTGACAATGTGCTGGCCGTTCAGGAACTTGCCAAACGAAGAGCCTCCGTCAAACGAGATGTACAGAACCTTGTTCTCGGTGAGCACAAAAAGTGTCTCGTCTGGAAGACCGTCTGAGTCGTAGGTGAGATAGAAATACTCGGCAATTCTCTCGCCCAGCGGAATGTGCGTAACTTTCACAGGATCCGTCATGTTCTGCAAATCATTCTCACAGTCAAAAGTGAAGTCGTCTTCCTCTATTTCGTAGCCGCCCTCTGGATCACACGTGTCGCCCGGTATCATCTGTCTCGTTGTAATTTTGATCATACCCTTCTGGTCGGCGCACTGATTCGCAGCTAACACCTCCAGAACCGGCTCACAGACATCATTCTCGCCTTTGATGAAGCCGAATGTGCACTCAGTATCGTCAATCGTGCACTTGCAAGGCTCCTCGATAACTTTGAGGTCCTCGTACGGATGGTTCACAAAACAGTCCGCGTTTTGCTTCCGTCTTCTGAACTTCTCCGTGTGTCCCAAAACACAGACTGGAGAGTCGCTGTCCGGGAGCACTCTGGCGTACCAgtcctcaaaatcgtcttcAGAACACGTTCTTTCAAACGCTCCAGTGAAGTCTATGGCATACAGAAAAATCTTGGAAAGCGAGGAATCCTCTCCCGTGACAAGAACCTGCTGCGTGCTGCCATCCAGAGACGTGAAAACATCGAGCGGCAGTATATGATCGCCAAATTCCGCCTCTTCCCAGGAGTCGCCTTGGTCAAGAGAGTACAGGAACGTGTTTGGAAGAGTACTAGGGTCCAGCCGCACGTCCAACAGATGCGACATGTCGATCTGAATGGCAACGATGATGTTTCCGAGGTCGGCAAACGTGAACACCGCAGACCCGTCAACGACTTTTTTCCACGTCACACCGTTGTCTCTGGAAATGTACGTATTGAGTTCGTTGAGGTCAGATGTCAGGTACTTGCCGACGTTTCCTATTCCAACGAGAATCCCCGGAGTGGGGCCAGTAGCGAACTTCCCGTTTGTGTTTCTGATCGTGGTCCACATCAAATTGAGCGAGCACTCGGAATCCCCGTCGCAGTCATCGTCATCGGTAGTTCTAAGATAATGCCATGTCTTTCCGTCGTCAATCGAGATTTTGGACTTAGCCAGCGGGGACGCGCTATCGTCGTCCGCGTTTTCGTGGCTCAGCAATAGAATAACTCCCTCCACTTCCTGCACCATCGTGATGTCCGACAATCCTAGCCCGTTTGTCAAAACATTCTCGTGGATCTTGTCAAAGAACAGCCCAGACGAGTCCGACTTGTACAAATCTGCATCCAGTGCAGCATTTTTTGGCTGACGCTGGCCCTGAATGGCAATGTAGAGCGACTGCGGCGTGGAGGGCAATATTCTGAACATCCACGATTTGAGCTGGTCCTCGAAATAAGCCCGTCTGAACGTTTCTCCGTCCTTAGAAATAAATAGTATGATCTCGGCATCAGGAGTGTACTTGTCAACAGAAACAGTGGCAATAATGAATGACTGGACCACCCGGATCGACACAAGATTCATCCTGTCGAACTCTGCAGACGGTGAAGATACGGTCTTGAAGAAATCGTTTGTGGTCAGAAGTCCACCTTTTTTGTCGATACCCGCCTGGTCTCCGTCCACTTTGGAACATATAATCTTCTCGTCCGGTCCTGCCGTAAACGCTTTGTTGCTCTTTGCGAAAATACAGTAGTCCAAGCCGTCGTGATCCACTTTTTTAGGAGGCGTTTTCAGACCAtcgttgctgaaaaaccagttttttttgcattcAAATAGAAATTGTTCGCTCGCCGCACAGTCCTCGAAATTGAAAAGGATATAGTCGTGGTTGGCATAGTTGACCTGAACATTACCCAAGCTGAATTTGTTGCCACTGTGGTCGACCTCAAAAGGAGTCCAAGTTTTTCCGCGATCGCGGGTGTAGAACTGGGTTTTGGACGTAGATAGAGCAAATCCCAGCTCTTTGGCATAGTCCACGGTGTGAACACTCGTTAAATTGACCTCTTGCCCAGCAGAATTTTTGAGATCCACCTTTTTCCAGTTTTTGGCATTGTCTTCCGATATATACAGGCTGTTGTCCTCTATGATAAGCACCACAGACGAGTCGTCAAAGTACGTGAGGTCGTGGCCCGCGCTGAACTCTTTTCTCGACACTGCTGGCTTCCAGTCCGCAGCCCCTACAAGACTCACAAGAGCCAGAACGGGAAACAGCAACGTTGACCACTTCATTCTAAAATATGGCAATGGTCTTCCCAAGCAAGTTTGAGCGTAATTGGTTGGCGTAGACCCAAAATGAAAGTGCTCCTAATAAGTGCTTAAATTTAGGACTTTGCCTTTATTTagtttttttctgtgttcATAACCACCAGCCATAATTAGCTACTCCTCGCACCAGGAGAATCGGTCAGGGCCCGCAATGGCCATGAGGGTAGGCCCTGTGGCGAGAATGTTGAAGAATGCCGTTGATTGGTCGACGTCTAGGAGCGAGAGGTCTGGCGCATTGGCTGTAAGGGCAGAGGAGAGAAGATGGGTCTCGTCTGCGGGCACCCTAATATAGACGCGCTCGTTCTCTATTTTAAGGATGTCATAATGCACTGCGGTACCCGTGATACCGTGTAGCTTTGAGAGAGCCTTGTAGATAAGAGATTTCCACGTGATCGCATCCAGAGCAGGTAATATTTCAAGAGAGGGCACGAAACGGCTGCTGTTAGGAAGCAAAGAAGGATACTCACAGTTCTACGAGCAGGTAACTCCATTCGGAGATGAATGAGATTTGTTTCGACATAAGGTAAGGTGTGCTGACTCTTCAGCAGTGAGCACCAGGGTGTATGGTTCTGGTTGATTTgattattttatttatt
Encoded proteins:
- a CDS encoding putative secreted protein; translation: MLLLCARRALPTLCRPRVRFGVRLNSSDAPWYLRQTPQKSAVLNQTPLPELPANSPDTLQPLLEFVAQKLGMTDIEVFDLRGADSEQTSNEGAQEVADFMIIATGKSSKHLQKATFELNFYVKHQLKSLSTHEGLLTTGQLAKFRRRLLKRGKKGPSYAMNNYGAEPNTWVMVDCKKDNIFVHFMTPERRAAMNLEALWAKDKEKYENRAQPAEDDSIFSGFRFMHTMRRPMNAIQVLTQLSRFSRSSSTETAGRFQQLKEQHLADPASCPLDRLENHLKSKQANGRLVTAKEISKLVEVVLQSAEFHEGLETDTAVFNKRYARIFSILETFSPVLTEKDIQELLPVLVVAGSQIDADGFVTLASTTQDSDVQFRYSPMIHKLYNLCHKLYQSRKDAAFVTKMDLLFLTIFANRGNWVYMKKVLEAALQREDFVPVQAALKFLSINGTSAQCLEFVDNYLPYLKLWPSFDASAHKTELDTVLAKAGN
- a CDS encoding C6 transcription factor (OTam) encodes the protein MSNQDPVVDKVTDMDPGSGSGPGTNSSGQFAYEYPNWRDNGEFNFYTDNNLQLDMGTQQPFVHTSQSNMMSPANVGSVITPASPAEYVMHLQQYQNMMLEQGMKTENGNNASTAGASAGSVAPSGPPGSANGSGQFVPFMPPFMNPQALMGQYSGAVPGPYPMQPMPIPYPVPAKSEPPQPRTKVKPCDHCRRRKIKCVMVPDSNTCKMCQNKGMKCTFIDASTGGTKRSFSSPENDAKRHKFEDPSIVPPPNVPLRETLPIKDYATMQGHSLLKKTLSLQYPRSSFYVGPTSIYDRLFLENVVLDKIDQFQLNKAYSIRKVANDVQFTLRDDFTEDLYEKSEWDVDSVERYVAPHGQKLIDLYFRTVHPSFPILHKKVVLEKYSRTHREFGAPLLAALYCLAIQWWDYDPHLSQFPKPNVVSLHKFALKTFSDVIQRPKLSAVQAGLLLLQCRSSGSQDNNWLLCSQVVALAEELGLGLDCANWRLPRWERGLRKRLAWAVYIQDKWSSLVESRPSHIIEGKNWQVQMVASEDFPDKGDADQQKDGSADYENGEALFRQLITLSQILSEILDAFYTMHSIETVTTIDEVLKLAKPLQLKLRNWYHSLPETLQMNTLKPRKFNSNGYLQLAYFATEITLHRRIISALHAQKDGCQPELVRVCRSAAQARLTASIEFTRNLKPEHIQSFWQSAAVNNFALIGIFATILYVTSDSTEEANGFKQQLFDYRWILKINSKSFDIAGEALSKIDGLIKNIPGLMGDYKDPSTAVPVETEVDGESQSETSQSERSDRAAEQSDK
- a CDS encoding putative secreted protein, producing MKWSTLLFPVLALVSLVGAADWKPAVSRKEFSAGHDLTYFDDSSVVLIIEDNSLYISEDNAKNWKKVDLKNSAGQEVNLTSVHTVDYAKELGFALSTSKTQFYTRDRGKTWTPFEVDHSGNKFSLGNVQVNYANHDYILFNFEDCAASEQFLFECKKNWFFSNDGLKTPPKKVDHDGLDYCIFAKSNKAFTAGPDEKIICSKVDGDQAGIDKKGGLLTTNDFFKTVSSPSAEFDRMNLVSIRVVQSFIIATVSVDKYTPDAEIILFISKDGETFRRAYFEDQLKSWMFRILPSTPQSLYIAIQGQRQPKNAALDADLYKSDSSGLFFDKIHENVLTNGLGLSDITMVQEVEGVILLLSHENADDDSASPLAKSKISIDDGKTWHYLRTTDDDDCDGDSECSLNLMWTTIRNTNGKFATGPTPGILVGIGNVGKYLTSDLNELNTYISRDNGVTWKKVVDGSAVFTFADLGNIIVAIQIDMSHLLDVRLDPSTLPNTFLYSLDQGDSWEEAEFGDHILPLDVFTSLDGSTQQVLVTGEDSSLSKIFLYAIDFTGAFERTCSEDDFEDWYARVLPDSDSPVCVLGHTEKFRRRKQNADCFVNHPYEDLKVIEEPCKCTIDDTECTFGFIKGENDVCEPVLEVLAANQCADQKGMIKITTRQMIPGDTCDPEGGYEIEEDDFTFDCENDLQNMTDPVKVTHIPLGERIAEYFYLTYDSDGLPDETLFVLTENKVLYISFDGGSSFGKFLNGQHIVTGVYSNPYKADHVYILTDADALFFSPDRGVSVYERTLPVRGHEFEKLSLTFNKHNASEFIVRAERSCANLFSSNCVVETYHTQNHGESFERLVADANTCNYVGSLFNDKEYAVNETLIVCDQFTDDRQALRLISSTDYFQKDIKTLFDRIIGFAQTGKFLVVARLDDDNSLTAFVSADGKIFAEAMFPKDIMVTRQTAYTILDVNSDQIFLHVTTHSASQREFGALLKSNYNGTQYVQSLSHVNRNEFAFVDFESVQSLEGIATVNVVANYDDVVRNGDEKAVKTMITYNDGAEWDYLVPPPVDSEGNKYKCSGKKECTLNLHSFTERNDPSRDTYSSASAVGLLFGVGNVGTALLPYSSPETATFFSNDAGATWKEVKKGNYMWEFGDQGTILVLVKQGLTNTVSYSLDEGETWQDYEFAESPRNVWDIATVPSDTSRKFILLAKDERGRDEIYNLNFAGLQQRQCELMVNDENELTDFTDYEYWSPKHPHQSDNCLFGHEARYPRRKASQSDCFVGAAPLNKLYKKTKNCKCTRHDFECDYNFVLAADGTCQLIKGLKPVDPTEYCQLDEDQVEYWEPTGYRKIPMSTCEQGLELDKWISHPCPGKKEQYKDKYGAGLHGAGLFWVIFAPIAAFVGAATFVYDRGIRRNGGFSRFGEIRLDEDEELHLIEETPVDRAVNKVVRGGLVFVSAVVALQHRLSSFLKNGFFSRFRRGGLDNYERFASFNDRIIDDEDESLFDVNANDDDAREIDDFLDEER